A genomic window from Planctomycetaceae bacterium includes:
- a CDS encoding PEP-CTERM sorting domain-containing protein (PEP-CTERM proteins occur, often in large numbers, in the proteomes of bacteria that also encode an exosortase, a predicted intramembrane cysteine proteinase. The presence of a PEP-CTERM domain at a protein's C-terminus predicts cleavage within the sorting domain, followed by covalent anchoring to some some component of the (usually Gram-negative) cell surface. Many PEP-CTERM proteins exhibit an unusual sequence composition that includes large numbers of potential glycosylation sites. Expression of one such protein has been shown restore the ability of a bacterium to form floc, a type of biofilm.), which produces MAAVPAMASGTWSLDFENGFTASSGTAFVNYGDLANPGNTAQEVHVEADPVRTNNTALDIDMINTTTPRSLLAYTGTDFIPTYQSGTLDVEYYQYLDAYNRSAMLFTMTDGTPSVAGDEYIGFSIVKTTAGGWGLATLAYDNLNGTMVLTNTTYAAPASLFTAGGWHSISFTWESIGYSETLGRNAAVINAWIDEIQVAENVTVGWAQFDTSMLTVGCRWLGSGTNGASQLDGNERGDLMDNLVVTPEPATALLLLIGSTVLFRKKK; this is translated from the coding sequence ATGGCAGCGGTACCAGCAATGGCGAGTGGCACTTGGTCCCTAGATTTTGAGAATGGGTTTACAGCTTCCAGCGGCACCGCATTTGTCAATTATGGTGATTTGGCAAATCCAGGTAATACTGCACAGGAAGTTCATGTAGAAGCAGACCCTGTTAGGACAAATAATACGGCTTTGGATATAGACATGATAAATACAACAACGCCGAGATCGTTGTTGGCTTATACAGGTACAGATTTTATCCCGACATATCAGAGCGGCACACTTGATGTAGAATATTATCAATACCTTGATGCATACAACAGAAGTGCTATGTTATTTACAATGACAGATGGTACGCCCAGCGTTGCCGGTGACGAGTATATAGGATTCAGCATTGTCAAGACCACGGCCGGTGGTTGGGGACTTGCGACGCTTGCTTACGACAACCTTAATGGCACAATGGTATTGACAAATACAACATACGCTGCGCCGGCTTCGCTTTTTACCGCTGGCGGCTGGCATTCAATAAGCTTTACCTGGGAATCTATAGGCTATAGTGAAACGTTAGGAAGAAATGCAGCGGTAATAAACGCCTGGATTGACGAGATACAGGTAGCTGAGAATGTTACAGTAGGTTGGGCACAATTTGATACCAGTATGCTTACGGTCGGCTGCCGATGGCTTGGCTCTGGGACCAATGGTGCCAGTCAGCTTGACGGTAATGAGCGTGGAGATTTGATGGATAATTTAGTGGTAACTCCGGAACCCGCAACAGCTTTATTGCTGTTAATTGGTTCTACTGTTTTATTCAGGAAGAAAAAATAA
- a CDS encoding type II secretion system GspH family protein has product MKRKKLMRAKAFTLVELLVVISIMAMLLAILMPALQKTQESARKVVCSSNQKQVSAGFSLYCTANGGLLPPYMTTPVYEPNHTWFALISHYFSQTIKKVGNTEVAVLICPSRRAKYPKTLGTQPNMEGTFAAVDYGVNYGMNEGLINAVLPFSSSTVIRYPWSASPPNGYGGVTSAKYEEVRNPSQIFLAMDSAVYKTGEGYRVGPVIFAPYNYESKRENQKSTHPLDYDFDGDGLLDSNKAILEGKSSELPYAYNGSDHKRHGSGPVVIFVDGHVRQVRTADWIEKDHWAWK; this is encoded by the coding sequence ATGAAAAGAAAAAAGTTGATGAGGGCAAAGGCATTTACTCTTGTTGAATTGCTGGTTGTTATTTCGATTATGGCGATGTTGCTGGCTATTTTGATGCCGGCTTTGCAAAAGACACAGGAATCAGCCCGAAAAGTGGTTTGTTCGAGCAATCAGAAGCAAGTAAGTGCGGGATTTTCTCTTTATTGCACAGCAAATGGAGGCCTATTGCCTCCTTACATGACAACTCCGGTTTATGAGCCAAATCATACATGGTTTGCGCTAATTAGTCATTATTTCAGCCAAACAATAAAAAAAGTGGGAAATACAGAAGTTGCAGTGCTTATCTGTCCTTCGAGAAGGGCAAAATATCCAAAAACACTTGGCACTCAGCCTAATATGGAAGGGACATTTGCAGCTGTTGATTATGGGGTCAATTATGGAATGAATGAAGGTTTGATTAATGCTGTACTGCCGTTTAGTTCAAGTACTGTTATTCGTTATCCCTGGTCGGCTTCTCCGCCTAACGGCTATGGGGGGGTAACGTCTGCTAAATACGAAGAGGTTCGTAATCCCAGTCAGATTTTTTTGGCAATGGACTCAGCAGTTTATAAAACGGGAGAAGGTTATCGTGTTGGTCCTGTAATTTTTGCGCCTTATAACTACGAATCAAAAAGAGAAAATCAAAAAAGCACGCACCCACTGGATTATGATTTTGATGGCGATGGGCTGTTAGACAGCAATAAAGCAATATTAGAAGGAAAATCTTCGGAATTGCCATATGCGTATAATGGTTCCGACCATAAACGGCATGGTTCGGGTCCTGTAGTAATATTTGTAGACGGCCATGTAAGGCAGGTGAGGACTGCAGACTGGATTGAAAAAGACCATTGGGCATGGAAATGA